Proteins co-encoded in one Prunus persica cultivar Lovell chromosome G6, Prunus_persica_NCBIv2, whole genome shotgun sequence genomic window:
- the LOC18773835 gene encoding protein NDR1, which translates to STETNSPDQPCCRCCFSFIFTLGLTALFMWLSLRTSKPTCKVRSLYIPALNKTLNDTTNKTLYVTLRLENGNKDKGIYYDAINLNFTLPSFYQGHQKKATKSAVGEPKELNWTAVSHATYSNGTVHFRVDLVTAVSFKIMFWRTGPELRMKSSATSATTVPQLPLYLS; encoded by the coding sequence TCCACCGAAACCAACAGTCCTGATCAACCCTGCTGCCGGTGCTGCTTCAGCTTCATCTTCACTCTTGGCCTCACAGCCCTCTTCATGTGGCTCAGCCTTCGCACCTCAAAACCCACCTGCAAAGTCCGCTCATTATACATTCCTGCCCTCAACAAGACCCTAAACGACACCACAAACAAGACCCTTTACGTCACCCTCAGGCTGGAGAACGGCAACAAGGACAAGGGAATTTACTACGATGCCATCAACCTCAATTTCACTCTGCCCAGCTTCTACCAGGGGCATCAGAAGAAGGCCACAAAGTCTGCGGTTGGGGAGCCCAAGGAGCTCAACTGGACAGCTGTCTCCCATGCAACCTACTCTAATGGGACTGTGCATTTCAGGGTGGATTTGGTCACCGCTGTGAGCTTCAAGATCATGTTCTGGAGGACCGGGCCGGAGCTAAGAATGAAGTCCTCAGCTACCTCAGCTACCACTGTACCTCAGCTACCACTGTACCTTTCATAA